Genomic window (Streptomyces sp. NBC_00078):
GACGGACCGGTCGCGGACCTGTTCACCACCATCACGGTCCATCTGTGCGCGGGGGCCTACGCGTTCGGCCTCGCCCGGCACCGGGACGAGCTGTTGGGTCTCGTACGCGACCGGCTCTCCCGGGCCGTCGGCCGGCTGGGCGGTGACGCGGGAGCGGTCCTGCGCGAGCGTGTCCTCGATGCACCACGGTTGCCGGTCAAGGCGATGGTCACGGCCGGAACGCTGCTCTCCAAGGAGCGTTCGGGCGCCACGGACGTCAACAAGCACTACACGACCGGCCCCAACTACCTGCTGCCCACCGGGGGCACGGCATGAGCGCCGAAGTCCTGCGGATGCCGGACCGGGCGTTCAGCCGGGCGCATGTGCACGCGGTGGCCGGTTGCTACTTCGTGGCGTCCTTCGCGGCGCTCGGGCTGCCGCCGTATCTCACCGAGATCCTGCCGGAGCTGGGCGACCCGGGAGCCCGCTGGGCGGGGGTGCTGTACGTCGTGCCGACCGTGTTCGGTGCGCTCGGCGCCCCGCTGTGGGGACGGCTCGCCGACCGTCACGGCCGAAAGCGGCTGCTGCTGCGCGCCCAGTTGGGGCTCGCCGTGGCCTTTCTGCTCGCGGGCTGGGCGGACTCCCTGGCCACGTTCACCGTGGCACTCGTCCTGCAGGGCATCCTGGGCGGCACCTTCGCCGCGTCCAACGGGTACCTGGGCGCCGCCCTGGAGGGGCCCGCCCTGTCCAGGGCGCTCACCCTGATGCAGGGCAGCGCCCGAGCCGCGCTGGTCGTGGCGCCGATCGTGATCGGTTCACTGTCGGGCTGGCTGTCGCCTCACCGCCAGTACGCCCTGCTCGCGGTACTGCCGCTGACGGCCGCCCTGTTGCTGGCGGCCCTGCCCGAACCGGAGCGTGCCGCACCGGAGTCGGAGCGAGTCGTCGAGACCACCTGCGCCGGCGAGACGCCGGTGATCTCCCTCAGGGCCCTGTACGCCCTGGAGTTCGCCTTCGTCTTCTCCACCGTCATCTCCTTCCCCTATCTGATCGCGCTGGTCGACGACCGTCTCCCGGGCACCTCCCCGACCCTCTCCGGCGTGCTGTTCGCCCTGCCACACCTGTGCTATCTGGTGTCGGCGCTGCCCGTGCACTCCGCGTTCCGCGACCGGCCCCGGGCCGGGATCGCGCTCGGGTTCACCTGCATCGCGCTCGGTCTCGCGGGGCACGGGCTCGCCGGTTCCCTGGCGACGCTGGTCGCCGTCCGGCTGCTGCTGGGCGCGGGCCTCACCCTCGGCCTGGTGTGTCTGTCGGTCCTGGCCGCCGACTGCGCCAAAGGACGCTCACCGGGCGGGATGTTCGGCTCACTGGAGTTCTTCTCCAAGGCCGGCGCGGTCGCCGCCGGCCTGGCCGCCGCGGCGGGCAGCGCCCGCTTCGGCCCGGCCGCACCCGTACTGACGGGCAGCGCGGCCGCCGCCGTCACCGTCGTCGCCACCGTGATGACCTCGTCCTTCCCCCCGCTGAACCGCACTCGCAGGAGCCGCTGATGCCCTCGCTGAGCCTCCCCCGGACCTCGTCCGGGGGGACCCCCGTCTCGCTTCGCCCGCCCGGCAGCGGGGCCGTACTCCCTTCCGCCGACGACGCCGTGGCCCACACGCTCCTCAACTGCCTGCTGCGCGAGGTCTCCGGACCCGAGCACCAGTCGGTCGTCGCCGATGGGCACCTCCTGCTGCGACTGCCGCGCCGCGGAGTGCTGCTGCGCATCGCCCTGCGCCGCACCTCGCTGCTCGGCGCACACCGGTTCACCGGCCCCGTGAGCGAACAGGGCGACGGCGGTTGGTCGGAGGTGGACTGGCGGCGCCTGGCCGAGTACACGCACGACGAGCTGTCGCTGCGCACGGGCGTGCGCAACGAGGAGTTCCTCGACCAGATCGCCTCCAGCCACGGCGCCGTCTCCACGTCGCTCGCCGCCCCGCGCTCCGCCCGCCTCCCGGAGGACCGTCTCTCGGCCTACCTGTCCTCCGAGCAGTCGCTGCTTTTCGGGCACCGCTTCCACCCGACGCCCAAGGCCCGCACCGGCGACCCGGGCGCCTGGGCCGCGTACGCGCCGGAGGTCGGCGCCTCCTTCCCGCTACGGCACCTCGCCGTCCGCGCCCACCTGATCGCCGAGGAGTTCGCGGACCCGTCGGCGACGGCCCTGCTGGACGGGCTGCGCACGGACGTGCCGCAGGGATACCGGCTGCTGCCCGCCCACCCCTGGCAGTACGAGACGCTCCGGGCGCATCCGGCTCTGGGCGCCGCGCTCGACCGCGGCGACATCCTCGACCTCGGCCCGGGCGGACGCCCCTTCGCCGCCACCGCGTCGGTGCGGACCCTGTACGACGGGGAGACCTTCCTCAAGTTCAGCCTGAACGTCCGGATCACCAACTGCCTGCGCAAGAACAGCAGTTACGAGCTGGCCGGGGCCGTGGCACTCACCGGCGTACTGGGTCCGGCACTCGCCGACCTGGCCGACCGTTTCCCCGGCAGCGCCGTGCTACGCGAGCCGGCCTACCGCACGCTCGCCCTGCCCGGCCCGGACGGCTCCGCCGACCGCGAGCTGTTCGAGGGCTTCGGCGTCATCGTCCGCGAGGGCCTGCCGCGCCGTCTCGCGCCGGGCACGGTCCCCCTGCTCGCGGCGGCCGTCGCCGACGAGTACCCGACCGGTCCCGCACACATCTCCCGCCTGCTCGACGGGGCGGACGTACGGACGACCCTCGCCTGGTGGTCGGCCTACCTCGACCTGCTCGTCCCTCCCGTCCTGGCCGCCTACTTCGACCACGGCCTGGTCTTCGAGCCCCATCTGCAGAACGTCCTGATCTGTGTCGGCGCCGACGGGATGCCCGCCCAGGTCCTCTTCCGGGACCTGGAGGGCACCAAGCTGGTCCCCGAACACCACGCCGACACCCTGGCCGCGCTGCCGCCCGAGGTCGCAGGCCCGATGACGTACGACGCGCAGCGCGGCTGGGACCGGGTCGTGTACTGCCTGCTCGTCAACCACGTCGCCGAGCTGCTCGCCGCCCTCGCCGACCTGCACCCGCAGGCGGAGGCGGCCCTGTGGGCCCGGGTGCGAGCCACGCTCCAGACGTACTCCGACCGCTACGGCTGCCCGCCCCGCCTCGCCGCCCTGCTCGCCGGGGTGCCCCTGCCCGCCAAGACCAACCTGCTCACCCGCTGGGAACGCAAGGCGGACCGGGACGCCGGCTACGTGCGGCTGCCCTCCCCGCTCGCCGAGGACGTCCTGCGCGACACGACCGGGAGCACCCGATGACCGGCCCGACCCCCGCGGTCCACGACCGCGTCCGGTCTCTCTCCTCGGCCGAACTGCCCGCATACGTCTATGACTTGGCGGCGCTGCGCACGCATGCCGCCACCGTCCGGGCCGCGCTTCCCGATCGGGTCGAGGTGTACTACGCCGCCAAGGCCAACCCTGAGCCGGAGATCCTGGGCACGCTGGGCCCGTACGTCGACGGGTACGAGGTCTCCTCGGGCGGTGAGCTCGCCCACGTGGCCGAGGCGGTGCCGGGCCGCGCTCTTGCCTTCGGCGGTCCCGGCAAGACGCCGGACGAGGTGACGGCCGCGTTGGAGCTGGGCGTTGACCGTTTCCATGTGGAGAGCGAGTACGAGCTGCGCATGCTGGGCGAGTTGGCGCAGAGGTGTGCGCCGGGGCGGCGGGTCGCGGTGCTGCCTCGGGTCAACCTGCCGGTGCCGGAGGGGTCGCTGGCGGGAAGTTCGCTGGCGATGGGAGGTCGTCCGACGCCGTTCGGGCTGGATCCGGGGAGGGCCGTGGACGTCGTCCGGGCGCTGACCGACGGCACGTATCCGCACCTCGAACTGCGGGGCGTGCACGCCCACTTGGCCAGTGGACTGGAGGCGTCCGAGCAGCTGGCCGTGGCCGGGGCGGTCGTGGACTGGGCCATGAGTCTCGGTGCTCCGCTCGCCGAGGTGAACGTCGGTGGCGGTATGACCGTCGACTACACCGAGCCGGAGCGCCGCTTCGACTGGACCGCGTACGGCAGCGGGCTGGCCCGTCTCACCGAGGCACACCCCGGACTGACCCTGCGCATCGAGCCGGGGCGGGCGTTGACGGCGTACTGCGGCTGGTACGCCACCGAGGTGCTGGACGTGAAGCGCAGTCACGGCGAGGAGTTCGCCGTCGTACGGGGCGGCACCCATCATCTGCGGACCCCGGCGACGAAGGGGCACGATCAGCCCTGCACCGTGCTGGCGTCGGAGAACTGGCCGCATCCGTGGCCGCGTCCGGCCGCCGGGAGCGAGCGGGTCACCCTGGCAGGGCAGCTGTGCACACCCAAGGACGTACTGGCCCGCCAGGTGCCCGCGCCCGGACTCAGGGCCGGTGACCGGGTGGTGTTCTCGCTGGCGGGCGCTTACGCGTGGAACATCTCTCACCACGACTTCCTGATGCACCCCCGGCCCGGATTCCACTTCCTCGACGCCGCATCCGGCGCTCCCACGGCGGAGTGAGCGCGGTCCGTCGGCGGCGGGCACGTCCCTTTCGGCGATGCTTGCCCCACCACGTGACATCTGATTCGCGATCCTCGGCGGGACGGCGATCAGCCTGCGGCAGAGTCAAGGGCCGCCCGGTGTTCCGGGCGGCCCTGGACTGGTGCGTGCGATGCGGCGTCGGTCTGCTAGAGGGCCTCGGGCAGCCCGGTCCCCGCGGCTCCCATGTGGGCGACCCGGTCCAGCTGCCCGAGGTTGTTGAGCCGGTTCAGCTGCTGCAGCTGCTGGGAGGGGCGCGGAACCTCGGCCCTGCGGTCCGCCGGGATGCCGGTCGCGGCGAGGGAGTCGATCGTGCTGATCGGGTTGAGCTCGCTCCCGTCCCGGTTCTGGATGGTCGAGTCGGACGCGCTGGCAAGGGGCGCCGCAAGGGCGGTGATGCCGGCGGCGAGACCAACCGCGGCAACGATACGTCGTGTTGAGATCATGCTTTTCACAACGTCACGGGGCCTCCGGCGGACACGGGCACAGTGCGCCGCTCACCCATCAGGGGCAGCGCTCCTGCTGCGCTTGCCGAGGCTGCCCTGGCGGAGGAGTCTCGGATGAGAGGCCCTCCGCGGCCCACTCCTCGTCGGGTCGCGGCCCTCGAAGGAGGTCATCATGGGCACCGCGGCAACCCCTGCCTTCAACGCCGACACCCTGCGCCGGGGCGTCGAGGGACACACGGCGGCAGATCTTCTGTCGCTCTACGCGGACGACGCGCAAGTGCGCATCGTCGACCGCAACACCCAACCCAGCAAGCCCAAGGTCCTGCACGGTCGCGGCGAGATCGGCGCGCTGTTCGAGGACATCTACAGCCGTGACATGACGCACAAGGTGGATCACTGCATCATCCAGGGCGACCATGCCGCCTACACCCAGTCCTGCGAGTACTCGGACGGTACACGCGTCCTGGCCGAGTCGATGATCACGTTGCGCGACGGAAAGATCACCGAAGAGATCCTGATCCAGGCATGGGACGAGTAGGAGGCAGAACCGCGAGGGTCCAGGTCACCACCCGGTTGACCTGGACCTTCTCGGCCCGTGCGGCGCTGGGGCGGGTGCGTCCTGCCCGGCCTCGGCGGCCGCTGCCAGTTTCCGCGGTAGGTCTGCCGGTGTCCGTTGCTCTGCTGCGCTCAGTGCTGAGAGCAGCGCGGCCTCGTCCGCTTCCTCCGTCACCGCGTGCTGCTCGAAGGCGGCGTTTCCCGCATCGGTGAGCCTCCGGACGAGGTGCGGCGCGGCTGGGCCTCCATGTATCTGCCTGATCGCCGACAACCACTTCAGTGAGCACGCCGCTGCACCCGCCCACTACGCGTCGGCGCTGGAGGCCGGGGAGTCGGGACCTGATCCGTTGCCGGCCCGGGAGGCCCTGCGTCATCCGGTCGACCACGACTTCGGTGACCCTCACCGTGCGCTGGAACGCCGGCGGCGGGCGACCGGGCTGGGCGGCGGTGCGGGCACGGTCCCCGGCACGCTGTCCCGGCAACTGCTGCTCGCGGTGCCGGCCCGTGACACCGGCGACGAGGCGGGGGCCAGGGCGCTCGCGACCGAGATCGCCCGCTGGGCGGGGGCCATCGGCGCCGTTCACATCGAGGCGGAGACGACCGCCTTCCTCGCCGGGGCCGATCCGACCGCCCCGCCGCAGCAGAGCGAGGAGGTCGGTTAGGGTCGTGGCGGGCCGTGACTGGCGCTGAGGTGGAGTACCACCGGGGAGCGGCCACGCGGAGTCGATGCCGTGCGCCTGGGCGATCCGGTCACACCGACCCAGGAGTGGATCATGTCTCAGGCCCGGCTCATGGACGGCACCTCGCTCGCCCGGCGGATCGTCGAGGACACCGCCGAGCGGGCGGCCGGCCTCACCGAACGCACCGGCACGGCGCCCTGTCTGGCGGCGGTGCTGGTCGGCGAGGACCCCGCCTCCGTCACCTATGTCCGCATGAAGCAGAACCGCTGCCGCAAGGCCGGCATCGAATCCCGCCACGTGGCACTGCCCGCGGCCACGACCACCGGGGAACTCGTCGGCACCCTGCGCTCACTGTCCGACGACCCCGGCGTACACGGCATCCTGCTGCAGCACCCGATGGGTGAACACATCGACGAGCGGGCCGCGTTCGAGGCGATCGCGCCCGAGAAGGACGTGGACGGCGTCACCTTCGCCTCCTTCGCGACGATGAGCTTCGGCCTGCCGGGCTTCGTGTCGTGCACGCCGGGCGGCATCATGCGGCTGCTCGACGCGTACGACGTCGACCCGTCCGGCAAGCGGGCCGTCGTAGTGGGCCGCAGCGCCATCCTCGGCAAGCCGGTCGGCATGCTGCTGCTCGCCCGGGACGCGACGGTGACGTACTGCCACTCGCGCACCCGGGAGCTGTCCTCCGTGGTCCGGGAGGCCGACATCGTGGTGGCTGCCGTGGGCCGGCCGCGGCTGATCCGGGGCGAGGACGTGAAGCCCGGCGCGGTCGTGATCGATGCCGGCTACAACCCGGGCAACGTGGGCGACGTGGACTTCGGCTCCGCCGTGGAGCGTGCCGGTCTCATCACTCCCGTGCCGGGCGGCGTCGGCCCGATGACGATCGCCACACTGCTGGAGCAGACCGTCGATGCCGCCGTCCGGCAGCTCGGGGCGTGATCAGCGCATCCAGGCGCTGTAATCCTCCACGTCGCCGGCCCTGACACCGTACTCGGGCTCGGCCTTGGTGAGGACGGTCTCCAGGCCGAGCACGGCTCCGGTGGCCGGGTTCATGATCAGCATCCGGCGATAGCCGGGAGCGTCGTACACGTACGCCTGGCCGCGCCGCCCGAGCCGGTCGGTCACCTGTCCGACCGGACGGAGTCCGTCGGTGCCGGCGAGGAGGCGCGCGAGGGTCGCGGACTCGCGGGCGCCGAGGGTCCAGTTGTCGAGCAGCACCTGGACGGCGTCGAGGAGTCCGGGGGTGTCGAGCGCGGTGTGGGTGTACGTGGCCTCCCGCAGATAGGCGCGCAGCCGTGCCGTTTCGCGCGGCGGAGGAGACTCGGGAGGCGCGTCGCTCCAGCTCGGCGGGTAGGTCTGCCTGCTGATGACATGGCCGTCCTCGACCAGGTGCGGATCGCCGCCCTCGTCACGCAGGACCGGCCGGCCGGGGTGCCGCGGGTCGGTCGCCACCACCAGCTCGGTGTGGCTGCCGTCTGCCTTCCAGCGCACGACTCGCTCCTCCGGGAGCGTGACCGGGGGCTTGTCGTCGCTCATGCCCATACTCCAGGACTGCACGTGCGTGCCCTTGCGCAGGTTGGGCGCCCCGTCCGCGGCCGCCTGCCGCTCTGCCCGGGCGGCGAGCTGTTCCAGGGGTACGGGGGTGGAGTCGCTCTGGACGACGAGCGCGCGGGGTGCGGCGACCGCGGGGGTCGTGCTCGGGCCGCCGAGCGTCAGCGTCAGCACGGTCGCGGCGACGACCGCGGTGGCCGCGAGACTCCACACGAGCCGGGTGCGGCGGCCGCCCGGAAGCTGTTCGTGCAGCAACTGGCCGAGCCGGCGCTCGGCGTGGTGGTCGAGGGGGCCGTCGCCGTAGCGGGGGCCGTCGGTCGGCGCCGGGTTGGCGCGGCGCAGGAGTTCGAGTTCGTCAGCCATGGTCGTGCTCCTTCGCGGCTGTCGGACCGGCCGTGGGTGCGGGGCGTATGCGGTCGATCTCGGCTCTGAGCCGGCGCCGGGCGCGGTGCAGCCGCATCGACGCGGCCCGGCTGCCGCAGCCGAGGGCGACGGCGACCTCGTCGATGCCCAGTTCCTCCCACGCCGTCAGGCGCAGCACCTCCCGATCGGCCTCGGAGAGCCGGGCCAGTGCGTCGTGCACCCAGGCGCCCGCCGCCTCCGTGTCGGGGCTGTCCACGGTCTGTCTGCCGTGCGCGGTCTCGTCGTTGCCCAGCCGGTCGACCAGCCGGCGGCGCCGGCCGTAGCCGCGTACCGCGTTCGCCAGGCAGTTGCGTGCCACGCCGTACAACCAGGGCAGCGGGGAGACCGGCAGGTCCAAGCGGCGCCGCCAGGCGACCGTGAACACCTCCGCCACCACTTCCTCCACCTCGTCGGCCCGCCCGTCCAGTCGCCGCGCGACATAGCGGCTGACCGCCCAGTAGTGCTCGCGATAGGCAGCGGCGAAGATCTCGTCGTTGCTCATGTTCCGTTCGTGTCCGGCACCGGCCGGATCGTCACACCCGCTTCCGTGATTCTCGTCGCGTCATCCGAGTGTGACCACAGTGCCGGGCCCGGACACAGGCGGGGTATGAGGCACCTCAAGTGGTTGACGACCACTGACCACAAGACGATCGGGACGCTCTACCTCGTCACGTCGTTCGCGTTCTTCATGATCGGCGGCGTCATGGCGCTGCTGATGCGCGCCGAGCTCGCCCGGCCCGGTCTGCAGATCATGACGAACGAGCAGTTCAACCAGGCGTTCACGATGCACGGCACGATCATGCTGCTGATGTTCGCGACGCCGCTGTTCGCCGGCTTCACCAACTGGATCATGCCGCTGCAGATCGGCGCCCCGGACGTGGCGTTCCCGCGGCTGAACATGTTCGCCTACTGGCTGTACCTGTTCGGCTCGACCATCGCGGTCGGCGGCTTCCTCACCCCGTCCGGTGCGGCCGACTTCGGCTGGTTCGCCTACTCCCCGCTCTCCGACGCGGTGCGCTCGCCGGGCATCGGCGCCGACCTGTGGATCATGGGCCTGGCCTTCTCCGGCTTCGGCACGATCCTCGGTGCGGTCAACTTCATCACCACCATCATCTGCATGCGCGCGCCCGGCATGACCATGTTCCGCATGCCGATCTTCGTGTGGAACGTGCTGCTGACCGCGGTGCTGGTACTGCTCGCCTTCCCCGTCCTGGCCGCCGCGCTGTTCGCGCTGGAGGCGGATCGGAAGTTCGGGGCACATGTCTTCGACGCGGCCAACGGCGGCGCCCTGCTGTGGCAACACCTCTTCTGGTTCTTCGGCCATCCAGAGGTGTACATCATCGCGCTGCCGTTCTTCGGCATCATCTCCGAGGTCATCCCGGTCTTCTCCCGCAAGCCGATGTTCGGCTACATGGGCCTGATCGGCGCGACCATCGCGATCGCCGGCCTGTCCGTGACGGTGTGGGCCCACCACATGTACGTCACCGGCGGTGTGCTGCTGCCGTTCTTCTCCTTCATGACGTTCCTCATCGCCGTACCGACCGGCGTGAAGTTCTTCAACTGGATCGGAACGATGTGGAAGGGGTCACTGAGTTTCGAGACCCCCATGCTCTGGGCCACCGGCTTCCTGGTCACCTTCACCTTCGGCGGCCTCACCGGTGTGATGCTCGCTTCGCCGCCCATCGACTTCCATGTCTCGGACAGCTACTTCGTGGTGGCGCACTTCCACTACGTGGTGTTCGGCACCGTCGTCTTCGCGATGTTCTCCGGCTTCCACTTCTGGTGGCCGAAGATGACCGGCAAGATGCTCGACGAGCGGCTCGGCAAGATCACGTTCTGGACGCTGTTCATCGGCTTCCACGGCACCTTCCTGGTCCAGCACTGGCTGGGCGCCGAGGGCATGCAGCGCCGGATCCCCGACTATCTGGCGGTGGAGGGGTTCGCGACGCTCAACACGATCTCGACGATCTCCTCGTTCCTGCTGGGCTCGTCGATGCTCCCGTTCTTCTACAACGTGTGGAAGACGGCGAAGTACGGCAAGCCGGTCGGCGTCGACGACCCGTGGGGCTACGGCCGTTCACTGGAGTGGGCCACCTCCTGCCCGCCTCCGCGCCACAACTTCGTCGCCCTTCCCCGCATCCGCAGCGAGTCCCCCGCGTTCGACCTGCACCACGCCCAGTCCCCGTCCCCGGCAAGGGAGTTGACCGCATCGTGAGCAGCAAGGACACCCAGGTGCTCCTCAACGAGATCGAGGGACACCTGCTCCTGTCCGCCGCCCAGGAGGAGGGCCGTACGGCCGCCGTGCGCTTCAGTGCCCGCCTCCACTGGCTGACCGACGCCCAACGCGAGGACGTGGAGCGCCGGTTCGAGGCCGAGTACCTCGCACTCGCCCGCACCTCCTGGCAGCGCACCGCGGAGCGTGCCGGTCAGTTGCGGGGCGAGTACGAGGAGACGTACCGCGGCCTGCGGCGCCGTCTGCTGGCCGGCTGGCTGCTGGCGTGCGCCGCGGTCATGGCCGCGGGTGTCGTGCTGCTCTCCTGCGCCTGGGCCGGGGCTAGTTGAGCGTCCACTTCTGGTTGTCGCCCGTACCGCACGTCCACAGCACCATGAAAGTGCCGTTGGCGGTGCCGTTGTTGTAGGCGTCCAGGCACAGGCCCGCGTTGACGTTGGTGATCGTGCCGTCGCTGTTCACGTTCCACTTCTGGTTGTTCTGGCCGTTGCAGTCCCAGATGACGGCCTTGGTGCCGTTGGTCGTGCCGTTGTCGTAGGCGTCCAGGCACTTGTTGCCGTACACCACGAGTTCCTTGCGGGAGGTGTACGTCCAGGCCTGGTTCTGGCCGCCGTTGCAGTCCCACAGCTCGGCCTGGGTGCCGTTGGTGATCGTGTGGTCGTAGATGTCGAGGCAGTGTCCGGACTGCTTGCCGACGACCTGGGTGCCGTCGGTACCGGGCTGGGGTCTGACGGTGATCGAGTCGAGGGTCGGGGCGCCCGAGAAGGTGAGCGAGTTGGTGGCGCCCTTGGACAGGCCCACCTGGACGGAGATCGTGCCCGGGCCGGCTCCGGTCGGCGGGAAGGAGACCGCGGTGGAGCCCTGGCCGTTGACCTTGAGGGTGCCGGTGCGGGCACTGGAGGTGTTGTTCGTGTACGAGACGTCGACGATCTTGACCCCGGTGCTCCCGGCGGCGACCCCGCTGAAGCTCGACGTGCCGGTGTAGGTGCTGCTCGACGCCTCGGTCCCCCCGGTGACCGTCAGCATGACCGAGCCGCCCGCCGGAACACTGGTCGTGTAACTCGTGCCGTGGGTACCGACGTTGGTGCGCGCCCACAGATCACGCACCGTCGCGGACGCGTCGGTCAGGCCCAGGTCGGACCAGCGGACGGTGATGTTCTGCGCGGAGGAGGTGCGGTTGAGGAGGACCACGGCGCGGTTGCCGGTGCCGGCCAGCGCCTTGCCGTACACCTGCAGTCCGCTCGTGTCCTCGGCGACCTTGACGCCCTGGAGTCCGCGCGGGTCCTGGTCGACGGCGACGACCTCGGGGTTCTTGAGGATCGAGGCGGTCTCGGAGGACATCGTGGCGAGGTTGTTGCCGGCGAGGAGCGGGGCACCGGAGATGGCCCACAGGTTCATGTGGGTGCGGTTCTGGGCGGCGGTGAAGCCGTCCATGCCGACCATGAGCATGTCCGGGTCGTTGTAGTAGCCGGTGTGCTGGGCCGTGGGGTGCAGGGTCTGGTCGAAGTTGGACAGCAGGTTCGTCATCGACGGCGAGTTGCCGTAGTAGATGATGTCCGTGCTCGTGCGCCACATGGGGGCCTGGCCCGGCGCCCAGTTCCAGGGGTTCTGCTTGCCCCAGTTGCAGATCGAGAGAGTGAGCGGGCGGCCGGTGGTGGCCGTCGCCTTGGCGACCGCGTCGCTGATCGACTGGTACGCCGTCGCCGCGTCGAGTCCCTCGACGTCTCCGCCGCACCAGTCGACCTTGACGAAGTCGAAGCCCCACTTGGAGAACTGGAGCATGTCCTGGTCGTAGTGGCCTTCGCTGCCGGTGTTCGCGGCGGCGGGGCGGCCGGTCGGGTAGTAGTAGCCGCAGCCGTTCTTGCCCGCGTCGGTGTAGATGCCGGCCTTGAGGCCCTTGCTGTGGATGTAGTCCGCGATGGCGCTCATGCCGCCGGGCCACTCCCCGGTGTCGACGGTGATGTTGCCGGCGCTGTCGCGGGTGCCCTGCCACCAGCCCTCGTCGATGTTGATGTACTTGTAGCCGGCCGCCGGCAGCCCCGCGGCGACGAACGCGTCGACCTGCTGCTTGATGACGTTGTAGTCGATCTTGGCAGCGAAGCTGTTCCAGGAGGCCCAGCCCATGGGGGCGGTGGGCACGGCTATCTGACGAGTCGTCGCCGCCTGTGCCGGGCCCGGAGCCGCGAACAGCAATGCGGCGGCCACGGTCAGGGCGAGGGCGAGAAGACGTACGGCGGCGGCTCTGCACCGGTGCACGAGACCTCTTCGGGGCGAGCGCGGAGGGGGGTACATGCGGCTCCTTCTGCGAGGGGACTCCGGTGGGGGAAGCCATTCAGCGACGCGTTCGAGCAGCACTTCCTCTCCATGTTCGACATGTCGAACATGGATCGATTAACCGAACGTGTCGCGCGCCGAAACTAGAGCCCCGGAGAGAGGGAAGTCAACGGATACGACAGGCCTGAAATGGCCGGTCCCGACGCGGTGTTCTCGCTGAGCGGCGTGCGGCGGCACCATACTGGCGGTCGTGCGCGTAGCGATCATGACGGCGGGTTCCCGAGGCGATGTCGCCCCCTACACCGGGCTCGGACATGGGCTCTCCCGTGCCGGACACGAGGTCACCCTGGTCACACACGCCCGTTTCGAGCCGCTCGTGGCGGGGTCGAAGGTCCGCTTCCATGCACTGCCGGTGGATCCGCGGGCCGAGCTGGAGTCCTCGCGCGGGCGTGGTCTGCACCGCAGCGGGACCGGCGTCGGGAAGTTGGTGCGGGTGGTGGCGATGGCGCGAACGCTGGCCGGGCGGATGACAGACGACCTCGTGGCAGCCGCCCGGTCGAGCGACGTCCTGCTGCTGTCCGGTTCAGTCGGCCCGCTCGGGCACACCATCGCCGAGGGACTGTCGCTGCCGTACCTGGACGTGCCGCTCCAACCACTCGCCCCCACAAGGGAGTTCGGGCCTCCGATGCTGGGGGTCCGCTCACTGGGGGCCGTGGGCAACCGGATCGCCGGGCACGGCGTCGGTCTGGCCGTCGAGCAGGT
Coding sequences:
- a CDS encoding MFS transporter, translating into MSAEVLRMPDRAFSRAHVHAVAGCYFVASFAALGLPPYLTEILPELGDPGARWAGVLYVVPTVFGALGAPLWGRLADRHGRKRLLLRAQLGLAVAFLLAGWADSLATFTVALVLQGILGGTFAASNGYLGAALEGPALSRALTLMQGSARAALVVAPIVIGSLSGWLSPHRQYALLAVLPLTAALLLAALPEPERAAPESERVVETTCAGETPVISLRALYALEFAFVFSTVISFPYLIALVDDRLPGTSPTLSGVLFALPHLCYLVSALPVHSAFRDRPRAGIALGFTCIALGLAGHGLAGSLATLVAVRLLLGAGLTLGLVCLSVLAADCAKGRSPGGMFGSLEFFSKAGAVAAGLAAAAGSARFGPAAPVLTGSAAAAVTVVATVMTSSFPPLNRTRRSR
- a CDS encoding IucA/IucC family siderophore biosynthesis protein, whose protein sequence is MPSLSLPRTSSGGTPVSLRPPGSGAVLPSADDAVAHTLLNCLLREVSGPEHQSVVADGHLLLRLPRRGVLLRIALRRTSLLGAHRFTGPVSEQGDGGWSEVDWRRLAEYTHDELSLRTGVRNEEFLDQIASSHGAVSTSLAAPRSARLPEDRLSAYLSSEQSLLFGHRFHPTPKARTGDPGAWAAYAPEVGASFPLRHLAVRAHLIAEEFADPSATALLDGLRTDVPQGYRLLPAHPWQYETLRAHPALGAALDRGDILDLGPGGRPFAATASVRTLYDGETFLKFSLNVRITNCLRKNSSYELAGAVALTGVLGPALADLADRFPGSAVLREPAYRTLALPGPDGSADRELFEGFGVIVREGLPRRLAPGTVPLLAAAVADEYPTGPAHISRLLDGADVRTTLAWWSAYLDLLVPPVLAAYFDHGLVFEPHLQNVLICVGADGMPAQVLFRDLEGTKLVPEHHADTLAALPPEVAGPMTYDAQRGWDRVVYCLLVNHVAELLAALADLHPQAEAALWARVRATLQTYSDRYGCPPRLAALLAGVPLPAKTNLLTRWERKADRDAGYVRLPSPLAEDVLRDTTGSTR
- a CDS encoding type III PLP-dependent enzyme, with protein sequence MTGPTPAVHDRVRSLSSAELPAYVYDLAALRTHAATVRAALPDRVEVYYAAKANPEPEILGTLGPYVDGYEVSSGGELAHVAEAVPGRALAFGGPGKTPDEVTAALELGVDRFHVESEYELRMLGELAQRCAPGRRVAVLPRVNLPVPEGSLAGSSLAMGGRPTPFGLDPGRAVDVVRALTDGTYPHLELRGVHAHLASGLEASEQLAVAGAVVDWAMSLGAPLAEVNVGGGMTVDYTEPERRFDWTAYGSGLARLTEAHPGLTLRIEPGRALTAYCGWYATEVLDVKRSHGEEFAVVRGGTHHLRTPATKGHDQPCTVLASENWPHPWPRPAAGSERVTLAGQLCTPKDVLARQVPAPGLRAGDRVVFSLAGAYAWNISHHDFLMHPRPGFHFLDAASGAPTAE
- a CDS encoding nuclear transport factor 2 family protein; this encodes MGTAATPAFNADTLRRGVEGHTAADLLSLYADDAQVRIVDRNTQPSKPKVLHGRGEIGALFEDIYSRDMTHKVDHCIIQGDHAAYTQSCEYSDGTRVLAESMITLRDGKITEEILIQAWDE
- a CDS encoding bifunctional 5,10-methylenetetrahydrofolate dehydrogenase/5,10-methenyltetrahydrofolate cyclohydrolase, whose translation is MSQARLMDGTSLARRIVEDTAERAAGLTERTGTAPCLAAVLVGEDPASVTYVRMKQNRCRKAGIESRHVALPAATTTGELVGTLRSLSDDPGVHGILLQHPMGEHIDERAAFEAIAPEKDVDGVTFASFATMSFGLPGFVSCTPGGIMRLLDAYDVDPSGKRAVVVGRSAILGKPVGMLLLARDATVTYCHSRTRELSSVVREADIVVAAVGRPRLIRGEDVKPGAVVIDAGYNPGNVGDVDFGSAVERAGLITPVPGGVGPMTIATLLEQTVDAAVRQLGA
- a CDS encoding CU044_5270 family protein — translated: MADELELLRRANPAPTDGPRYGDGPLDHHAERRLGQLLHEQLPGGRRTRLVWSLAATAVVAATVLTLTLGGPSTTPAVAAPRALVVQSDSTPVPLEQLAARAERQAAADGAPNLRKGTHVQSWSMGMSDDKPPVTLPEERVVRWKADGSHTELVVATDPRHPGRPVLRDEGGDPHLVEDGHVISRQTYPPSWSDAPPESPPPRETARLRAYLREATYTHTALDTPGLLDAVQVLLDNWTLGARESATLARLLAGTDGLRPVGQVTDRLGRRGQAYVYDAPGYRRMLIMNPATGAVLGLETVLTKAEPEYGVRAGDVEDYSAWMR